Proteins from a single region of Amycolatopsis sp. CA-230715:
- a CDS encoding HU family DNA-binding protein, with the protein MGTTDDSRISKREFISRVATRSELPIKVVREVYEALFGELTGAVGGGHTVVLTGFGRFYRQAHKGHKVRFGKNDVDDYSVLKFSASRSVNRQLDVATNTDPPPPEMYAMIDRCDSLDSSGRRTLESVS; encoded by the coding sequence ATGGGAACGACCGATGATTCGCGTATCAGCAAGCGCGAATTCATCTCACGAGTCGCGACGCGGAGCGAGCTGCCGATCAAGGTCGTCCGGGAGGTGTACGAGGCACTCTTCGGCGAGCTCACCGGCGCGGTCGGCGGCGGGCACACGGTGGTACTCACCGGTTTCGGCCGCTTCTATCGGCAAGCCCACAAAGGGCACAAAGTGCGCTTCGGCAAGAACGATGTGGATGACTACTCGGTACTGAAGTTCTCCGCCTCACGCAGCGTCAACCGCCAGCTCGATGTCGCCACGAACACGGACCCACCACCGCCGGAGATGTACGCGATGATCGACCGGTGCGACTCGCTCGACAGCTCCGGCCGGAGGACGCTGGAATCAGTGTCCTAG
- a CDS encoding DUF3145 family protein has translation MSDCVSLTIHSCPPHRVGVVTATLEQRWLVDIDDANRKTLQLGDPYSVDTSTVDELVHDLRDVAPDIAFTVTDDPDDEWLGSLRRYVPGLGLFEASCDHDGNAVFTVADIVNLDRLPSARRQTELGLPWDDAIAAMPTGEVTEPPSCQARWEPASGCITVHNAGPDGGDLPLAPASVTAVDDDGNLADPAAADTVLASAGFLRANEWEAQNVTCRVWATSVYRIADLGEFPVPLVELRER, from the coding sequence ATGAGCGACTGTGTCAGCCTGACCATCCATTCCTGCCCGCCGCACCGCGTCGGCGTCGTCACCGCGACGCTGGAACAGCGGTGGCTGGTCGACATCGACGACGCGAACCGCAAAACCTTGCAGCTCGGCGACCCGTACAGCGTCGACACGTCCACAGTGGACGAACTGGTGCACGACTTGCGCGACGTCGCCCCAGACATCGCCTTCACCGTCACTGACGACCCGGACGACGAGTGGCTGGGCTCGCTGCGCCGCTACGTCCCCGGACTGGGCCTGTTCGAGGCGAGTTGCGACCACGACGGCAACGCCGTGTTCACCGTCGCGGACATCGTGAATCTGGACAGACTGCCGTCCGCGCGGCGGCAAACCGAACTCGGGCTGCCTTGGGACGACGCGATCGCTGCGATGCCGACCGGTGAGGTGACCGAACCACCGTCCTGCCAGGCGCGGTGGGAACCGGCGTCGGGCTGTATCACCGTGCACAACGCTGGCCCCGACGGGGGCGACCTGCCGCTCGCCCCCGCCAGCGTCACGGCGGTGGACGACGACGGCAACCTCGCTGACCCTGCGGCGGCCGACACCGTCCTCGCCAGCGCCGGCTTCTTGCGCGCCAACGAGTGGGAGGCGCAGAACGTCACCTGCCGCGTGTGGGCGACGTCCGTGTACCGGATCGCCGACCTCGGCGAGTTCCCGGTGCCGCTCGTGGAACTGCGCGAGCGTTGA
- a CDS encoding N-6 DNA methylase yields MTIHAHISTMTRLLQENTASGERRILQVFQDFCELSALTLRNAVDQNGFDAREARYLAIAANYRSQEMRRFAEALAHLKMALRAKFSDVLGHLYMTLDLGNERLGQFFTPYDVSILTVRIMAGDLPDRLRDQEFVAVVEPTCGSGGMVIAKAELIREHGFDYRNAMHVLANDIDLMAVHMTYVQLALLDIPAVVVHGDVLTLEERDRWATPAHINDGWDQRLTTESLPCTSLGPDEVDSSSLRSPGGATRTQ; encoded by the coding sequence GTGACGATACACGCGCACATATCAACCATGACACGTCTTCTCCAGGAGAACACCGCCTCCGGAGAACGGCGCATCCTGCAAGTGTTCCAAGACTTCTGTGAGTTGTCCGCCTTGACGCTCCGGAACGCCGTGGACCAGAACGGGTTCGATGCGCGCGAGGCCCGATATCTGGCCATAGCAGCGAATTACAGGTCGCAGGAGATGCGCCGGTTCGCAGAGGCGCTGGCGCACCTGAAGATGGCGTTGCGGGCCAAGTTCTCGGACGTGCTCGGGCACCTGTACATGACACTCGATCTCGGCAATGAGCGGCTCGGCCAGTTTTTCACGCCTTATGACGTGAGCATACTGACCGTGAGGATAATGGCAGGAGACCTGCCTGATCGCCTGCGCGATCAGGAATTCGTCGCCGTCGTCGAACCCACATGCGGGTCCGGCGGGATGGTGATCGCCAAGGCCGAACTCATCCGCGAACACGGATTTGATTACCGGAATGCTATGCACGTCCTCGCGAATGATATTGACCTTATGGCTGTGCACATGACCTACGTTCAGCTGGCCCTCCTGGATATTCCCGCGGTGGTCGTCCATGGCGACGTCCTCACTCTGGAGGAGCGTGATCGCTGGGCCACGCCCGCCCACATCAACGACGGATGGGACCAGCGGCTTACGACAGAGTCGCTTCCGTGCACGAGCCTGGGACCCGACGAGGTTGATTCGTCTTCTCTCAGAAGCCCAGGCGGGGCGACGCGAACTCAATAA
- a CDS encoding HNH endonuclease → MDPATIRLIADLGIALIGLLVLAVARHRRRSHRDPRRFFPWSEKRTLSAQARGQCEHKPMLWRRCPKPGTEADHIIPWSRGGPTELWNGQLLCHRHNARKSNMVPGRFYRWRLDRRRAKY, encoded by the coding sequence GTGGATCCCGCCACCATCCGCCTGATCGCCGACCTGGGTATCGCGCTGATCGGCTTGCTTGTGCTCGCGGTGGCACGGCACCGCCGACGCAGCCACCGAGATCCGCGGCGCTTCTTCCCCTGGTCGGAGAAGCGGACACTCTCAGCGCAGGCCAGAGGCCAGTGTGAACACAAACCGATGCTGTGGCGCCGGTGTCCGAAACCGGGCACCGAGGCCGACCACATCATCCCCTGGAGCCGCGGCGGCCCAACGGAACTGTGGAACGGTCAGCTGCTGTGTCACCGCCACAACGCCCGGAAATCGAACATGGTCCCCGGGCGTTTCTACCGGTGGCGGCTCGATCGCCGCCGGGCGAAGTACTGA
- a CDS encoding DNA-processing protein DprA, whose protein sequence is MPDAVRAERTSLPSASLLEAAQRDLAGALDGPRLVIPEDDEEWPFAQQDSPREPHTFVENTVYPLALWVHGTGSLRDLANRSVALIGSRAASSYGEHIASEFGYGLATAGMVIVNSASYGVAGAALRGALSADHPALVVQFNGLDVSYPAGHTRLLSHVRDNGLVVSEYPAGTVPSRTRKLASSRVLAQLASYGAVVVEASLRSETLRIADLVHQAGRTVFAVPGPITSSTSSGSHRLIQHGARLVTELGDVLRYSGGPERSTTS, encoded by the coding sequence GTGCCTGACGCCGTGCGTGCCGAACGCACCTCGTTGCCGTCCGCCTCGCTGTTAGAGGCTGCGCAGCGCGACCTTGCTGGCGCTCTCGACGGTCCCCGTCTCGTCATCCCCGAAGACGACGAGGAATGGCCTTTCGCTCAACAGGATTCCCCGCGTGAACCACATACGTTCGTCGAGAACACCGTCTATCCGCTCGCGTTGTGGGTCCACGGCACCGGGTCGCTGCGCGATCTGGCGAACCGTTCGGTTGCCCTGATCGGATCACGTGCCGCCTCATCGTACGGAGAGCACATCGCCTCCGAGTTCGGCTATGGTCTCGCGACCGCGGGCATGGTTATCGTCAACAGCGCTTCCTACGGTGTCGCCGGGGCTGCTCTGCGTGGCGCATTGTCCGCAGACCATCCAGCGCTTGTCGTGCAGTTCAATGGCCTGGATGTCAGCTATCCGGCGGGCCATACCCGGCTTCTCAGCCATGTTCGCGATAACGGACTGGTTGTGAGTGAGTACCCAGCGGGAACGGTGCCTTCACGGACGCGCAAACTGGCAAGTAGTCGTGTGCTGGCTCAACTGGCCAGCTACGGCGCGGTCGTCGTTGAGGCGAGTCTCCGCAGCGAGACTCTGCGCATCGCAGATCTCGTTCACCAAGCGGGGCGCACGGTGTTCGCTGTTCCGGGTCCCATCACCTCCAGTACTTCCTCGGGGAGTCATCGGCTCATTCAGCATGGTGCACGTCTTGTCACCGAGCTTGGCGACGTCCTCAGATATTCCGGTGGCCCCGAGCGTTCGACGACGTCGTGA
- a CDS encoding UvrD-helicase domain-containing protein encodes MPILLDDLDLSAAVVAKAVDPKFFSTKLTGSGKKTGLLHENLRPVNTVTNTAYAVAQDIEAKQSSTQHDITTTSVPLAPITRRALLSGASSTLAIPHVDDRFLVDTSTSGHHDWDVMFDMTPQGLTLYEDKSGDRTKRDLVIQYRMELHFCRKDRVEPERAIVVPTIVGYGHLDATVVPQWDTSPMENARAFIQDLLHSTGLVGSNLDTLEEWMNDYSIYERITRLAQIWDSEAMADEICRYIADMPPAPTDHQLNMLAIQLRYLENYTVPLEAYRRIHQQLNQSFSGQHAATLSKQNLSLLMNHTLDQLDQMKAQLIVPARPAAPPALPAHLSKQQLDALTTHEPLVMTQAGAGTGKSTVILERINYLEACGVPAEDITVLSFTNAAADNITEKNPRVGSMTIAKMLIDIYSLNHPTHQVSAIDTIINSIDIFYPNNSFAAQFRVHLVEVDQNRTGAFTALNTFVEYHFDEVIALLDRIEQTSLELQIIICYQRIDDMYEPAHLQSKYLIIDEVQDNSVFEFIYVLKYVIKHAQALFIVGDASQTLYEFRSANPRALNTLERSGVFATFKLTTNYRSNQEILDFANVGLGGLETNQIANIQLRANSLIAPTADSFQDKVTLAYYGVPRLRGFVTQDLHSIIRNTVIPDYVDTCLDRGEQVAFLAYSRREVGVIEKTLEEVYPNRRVASLVSERVYVTDIFSKYIKCFWNDVLQVQPGNAAFVVSQGILDNLDALTKNAGSVEVAKAIRGTVSQWWTENSSVINGWLILCKQGTLHPTEFFERLRDNLLSFEITRNQQKLNVNKRNNQERKRKNLESKADLVVSTIHGAKGLEFDNVVVLYKEDTRMSQETKRMFYVAFTRAMNSEYILSYGTAKNAPIESSYQQLVTALAERDTRNAQRAQGIDPDLVADDDPESGPGSDRDHAASVA; translated from the coding sequence ATGCCTATCCTGCTCGATGATCTCGACCTGTCGGCGGCCGTCGTCGCCAAAGCCGTCGACCCGAAGTTCTTCTCCACCAAGCTGACCGGGTCCGGGAAGAAGACCGGTCTGCTCCACGAGAACCTCCGTCCAGTCAACACAGTCACCAACACCGCCTACGCCGTCGCTCAGGACATCGAGGCGAAACAGAGCTCGACACAGCACGACATCACGACCACGTCCGTGCCGCTCGCGCCGATCACGCGGCGTGCGCTCCTGTCGGGCGCGTCGTCAACCCTGGCGATCCCGCACGTGGACGACCGCTTCCTCGTCGACACCTCGACCAGCGGGCACCACGATTGGGACGTCATGTTCGACATGACACCGCAGGGCCTGACGTTGTACGAGGACAAGTCCGGGGACCGGACCAAGCGCGACCTGGTCATCCAGTACCGCATGGAGCTGCACTTCTGCCGGAAGGACCGCGTCGAACCCGAACGCGCGATCGTGGTTCCGACCATTGTCGGTTACGGACACCTCGACGCCACCGTGGTCCCGCAGTGGGACACGAGCCCAATGGAGAACGCACGTGCCTTCATTCAGGATCTGCTCCACTCGACCGGACTCGTCGGCTCCAACCTCGACACGCTCGAGGAGTGGATGAACGACTATTCGATCTACGAGCGCATCACGCGCTTGGCCCAGATCTGGGATTCCGAAGCCATGGCCGACGAGATCTGCCGGTACATCGCGGACATGCCCCCGGCCCCGACGGATCATCAGCTGAACATGCTCGCCATCCAGCTGCGGTACCTGGAGAACTACACCGTTCCGCTGGAGGCGTATCGGCGGATCCACCAGCAGCTCAACCAGTCCTTCTCTGGGCAGCACGCCGCGACCCTGTCGAAGCAGAACCTGAGCCTGCTGATGAACCACACCCTCGACCAGCTCGATCAGATGAAGGCCCAGCTGATCGTCCCCGCGCGTCCGGCGGCACCTCCGGCGCTGCCCGCTCACCTCTCCAAGCAGCAGCTCGACGCGCTCACCACCCACGAACCGCTGGTGATGACCCAGGCGGGCGCGGGCACCGGCAAGTCGACCGTGATCCTCGAACGCATCAACTACCTCGAGGCCTGTGGCGTACCCGCGGAGGACATCACGGTGCTGTCATTTACCAACGCCGCGGCTGACAACATCACGGAGAAGAACCCGCGTGTCGGCTCGATGACGATCGCGAAGATGTTGATCGACATCTATTCGCTGAATCACCCGACACACCAGGTCTCGGCGATCGACACGATCATCAACTCGATCGACATCTTCTACCCGAACAACTCGTTCGCCGCCCAGTTCCGCGTCCATCTGGTGGAGGTGGACCAGAACAGGACCGGTGCGTTTACCGCATTGAACACCTTCGTCGAATACCATTTCGACGAGGTCATCGCTCTCCTCGACCGCATCGAGCAAACATCGCTGGAGCTGCAGATCATCATCTGCTACCAGAGGATCGACGACATGTACGAGCCAGCACACCTGCAGTCCAAGTACCTCATCATCGACGAGGTGCAGGACAACAGTGTCTTCGAGTTCATCTACGTGTTGAAGTACGTCATCAAGCACGCCCAGGCGCTTTTCATCGTGGGTGACGCGTCACAGACGCTGTATGAGTTCCGTTCGGCGAACCCGCGGGCACTCAACACGTTGGAACGGTCCGGCGTGTTCGCGACCTTCAAGCTCACGACGAACTATCGGAGCAACCAGGAGATCCTCGACTTCGCCAACGTCGGGCTCGGTGGACTGGAGACCAACCAGATCGCGAACATCCAGCTCCGGGCGAACTCGCTGATCGCACCGACAGCGGATTCCTTCCAGGACAAGGTGACGCTCGCGTACTACGGCGTCCCGAGACTGAGAGGGTTCGTGACCCAGGATCTCCACTCGATCATCAGGAACACGGTCATCCCCGACTATGTGGACACGTGCCTCGATCGGGGTGAGCAGGTCGCGTTCCTGGCTTACTCGCGCCGCGAGGTGGGTGTGATCGAGAAGACGCTGGAGGAGGTGTACCCGAATCGCCGTGTCGCGTCCCTGGTCAGCGAGCGGGTCTATGTCACGGACATCTTCTCGAAGTACATCAAGTGCTTCTGGAACGATGTCCTGCAGGTGCAGCCCGGCAACGCGGCGTTCGTCGTCTCCCAGGGGATCCTCGACAACCTGGACGCGCTGACGAAAAACGCGGGCAGCGTTGAAGTCGCGAAGGCGATCCGCGGCACCGTCTCCCAGTGGTGGACGGAGAACAGTTCCGTCATCAACGGGTGGCTGATTCTGTGTAAGCAAGGGACCCTGCATCCCACGGAGTTCTTCGAACGGCTCCGCGACAACCTCCTGTCCTTCGAGATCACACGGAACCAGCAGAAGCTGAACGTGAACAAGCGGAACAACCAGGAGCGCAAGCGGAAGAATCTTGAGTCCAAGGCCGACCTCGTGGTGTCGACGATCCACGGCGCCAAAGGTCTCGAGTTCGACAATGTAGTTGTCCTGTACAAAGAGGACACGAGGATGAGCCAGGAAACGAAGCGGATGTTCTATGTTGCTTTCACTCGGGCGATGAACAGTGAGTATATCTTGTCCTATGGGACCGCGAAGAACGCGCCGATCGAGAGCAGTTACCAGCAGCTGGTCACCGCCCTGGCCGAGCGGGACACGAGGAACGCTCAGCGGGCGCAGGGCATCGACCCGGATCTCGTGGCCGATGACGACCCCGAGTCAGGACCGGGCAGCGACCGTGATCACGCCGCATCGGTCGCCTGA
- a CDS encoding AAA family ATPase, whose amino-acid sequence MGLTKFTSGSDDDANSGGLPPGIPTAGFGSPGAGSGDDEVTGLLEDYNERFKNADPTMFRDTLIEQVLSVLISKNKPNVLLKGAAGVGKTKIVEDIARRIALGDTLIPEQLKDHTVYELPITNIIAGSGVVGSLEEKVNGIVEFASDPKNKVILFVDEIHQITGGSSSHSDPTGRKISQILKPALARGDMSVIGATTSTESRAFDEDPAFARRFTQLVVDELNVEQTIAVTTAARPGLVAHYRHQIGVSDDVVADTVRIAEGNSRAGQHRPDNAITLLDRAMADRLLDHRKSIVRAEMDGDTALVQALRSMPQVPLTPTRVLDVAKRLMTGNARRPDFDVATLHATLTSRVQGQDDVLGQLTDRLAREELGLFPSTTPTTWLLAGASGVGKTETAKIIAEQMTGTEPIILNMTEYHTAWSTSKIIGSPPGYVGSDSHQELPFDTLESNPHRVILLDEFEKADTAVQRLFLSAFDEGYIRNAHGKPLDFSKALVICTTNAARDALSGNQIGFVTVARNSHKSLINDLTGFFDAELLGRFSLIVGFNPIDQQTYQRIMAADYARQRQRILDSKPRLAQTLPAAIPDDELHAIAAATFVDSQGARPAGKAVRAWIEDRLLSANTPTSTTASVTAAAEVVETSATD is encoded by the coding sequence ATGGGCCTCACGAAATTCACCTCGGGATCCGACGACGACGCGAACAGCGGCGGCCTGCCACCCGGTATCCCGACGGCCGGGTTCGGCTCTCCAGGCGCCGGATCCGGAGACGACGAGGTGACAGGACTGCTCGAGGACTACAACGAGCGATTCAAGAACGCCGACCCGACGATGTTCCGCGACACCCTCATCGAGCAGGTCCTCTCTGTCCTGATCAGCAAGAACAAGCCGAACGTGTTGCTGAAAGGGGCCGCCGGGGTCGGCAAGACCAAGATCGTCGAGGACATCGCCCGCCGGATCGCGCTCGGCGACACGCTCATCCCCGAGCAGCTCAAGGACCACACCGTCTACGAGCTGCCGATCACCAACATCATCGCCGGGTCTGGCGTCGTCGGCTCGCTGGAGGAGAAAGTCAACGGGATCGTCGAGTTCGCCTCAGACCCCAAGAACAAGGTGATTTTGTTCGTTGACGAGATCCATCAGATCACCGGCGGCTCCAGCAGCCATAGCGATCCGACCGGCCGCAAGATCTCCCAGATCCTCAAGCCGGCGCTCGCCCGCGGCGACATGTCGGTCATCGGCGCCACCACGTCGACTGAGTCCCGAGCATTCGACGAGGACCCGGCTTTCGCCCGGCGCTTCACCCAGCTCGTCGTCGACGAGCTGAACGTGGAGCAGACGATCGCGGTGACGACCGCGGCTCGTCCCGGGTTGGTGGCGCACTACCGCCACCAGATCGGCGTCTCCGACGATGTCGTGGCCGACACCGTCCGGATCGCCGAAGGGAACTCCCGGGCGGGCCAGCACCGCCCCGACAACGCGATCACACTGCTCGATCGGGCGATGGCCGATCGGCTCCTGGACCACAGGAAGTCCATCGTGCGGGCCGAGATGGACGGTGACACGGCGCTCGTGCAAGCCCTGCGGTCCATGCCGCAGGTGCCGTTGACGCCGACACGTGTGCTCGACGTGGCCAAACGCCTGATGACGGGCAACGCGCGGCGACCCGACTTCGATGTCGCCACGCTGCATGCCACGCTCACCAGCAGGGTGCAGGGCCAGGACGATGTGCTCGGCCAGCTGACAGACCGATTGGCGCGGGAGGAGCTCGGCCTCTTCCCATCGACCACGCCCACAACCTGGCTGCTCGCCGGGGCTTCGGGTGTGGGCAAGACCGAGACGGCGAAGATCATCGCCGAACAGATGACGGGTACGGAACCGATCATCCTCAACATGACCGAGTACCACACGGCGTGGTCGACGTCGAAGATCATCGGCTCGCCCCCGGGGTACGTCGGGTCGGACTCCCACCAGGAACTCCCGTTCGACACGCTCGAGTCCAATCCCCATCGGGTGATCCTGCTCGACGAATTCGAGAAGGCGGACACAGCTGTGCAGCGGTTGTTCCTGTCCGCGTTCGACGAGGGCTACATCCGCAACGCCCACGGCAAGCCGCTGGACTTCTCCAAAGCCCTGGTCATCTGCACGACCAACGCCGCCCGGGACGCACTCAGCGGCAACCAGATCGGGTTTGTCACTGTGGCGAGGAACTCGCACAAGAGCCTGATCAACGACTTGACCGGCTTCTTCGACGCGGAGTTGCTGGGCCGGTTCTCCCTCATCGTGGGCTTCAATCCCATCGACCAACAGACCTATCAGCGGATCATGGCCGCCGACTATGCCCGGCAGCGCCAGCGAATCCTGGACAGCAAGCCCCGGCTGGCGCAGACACTCCCCGCGGCCATACCCGATGACGAACTACACGCCATCGCGGCGGCCACCTTCGTGGACTCCCAAGGTGCTCGACCCGCGGGCAAGGCCGTGCGCGCGTGGATCGAGGACCGTCTGCTCTCCGCGAACACACCCACCAGCACAACCGCCTCGGTGACCGCGGCCGCCGAGGTAGTGGAGACATCCGCGACCGACTGA
- a CDS encoding AAA family ATPase, whose translation MKLNDTLSTLVEQALDVGATPALMGEPGVGKSSWIESLAYSMGTKAFTLPCNQLADKADLTGARLVPYTKADGTQSYKQVFYPHQVIQECIDYAEANPRERPILFLDEINRTTSDVTSGVLTLVTLRRMGHVTLPSNVRIVVAGNDKGNVTTLDEASLSRFAIFHVEPDAATLMSVLGDDLNPWIKKVLTQYPGLIFQKPTPNAIVADGKDDDSDDSNVTMAELFDGGEEMNQLTTPRTIHNLSNWLNVTDRQELARYLQTTVQIEGRESSQLNEVIEAYVGNTVFTDQLVNTIADDLASNPSGRAHNRVNVPKPGCYARLKTATTVDELEAEISAMSQNELCGSLLFALQERDKEANSRLIEQLAYGLKQIESEHIKTLIGMMTSDQIENDNLQVFLDVDAPIVDKIKPALSVFVG comes from the coding sequence ATGAAGCTGAACGACACTCTGTCCACGTTGGTCGAGCAAGCTCTCGACGTCGGTGCGACGCCCGCGCTCATGGGCGAGCCCGGCGTCGGGAAGTCCTCCTGGATCGAGTCCCTCGCTTACTCGATGGGGACCAAGGCGTTCACCCTCCCGTGCAACCAGTTGGCGGACAAAGCCGACCTCACCGGAGCGCGCCTGGTGCCCTACACCAAGGCCGACGGCACCCAGAGCTACAAGCAGGTGTTCTACCCCCACCAGGTGATTCAAGAATGCATCGACTACGCGGAGGCGAACCCACGCGAGCGACCGATTCTGTTCCTCGACGAGATCAACCGCACAACGTCCGATGTGACCTCCGGTGTGCTCACTCTCGTGACCCTGAGGCGCATGGGACACGTCACGCTGCCGAGCAACGTTCGCATCGTCGTCGCGGGTAACGACAAGGGCAATGTCACCACCCTCGATGAGGCGTCCCTGTCTCGCTTCGCGATTTTCCATGTCGAACCGGACGCTGCCACTCTCATGTCCGTCCTGGGCGATGACTTGAATCCCTGGATCAAGAAGGTGCTCACGCAGTACCCGGGGCTGATCTTCCAGAAGCCGACGCCAAACGCGATCGTCGCCGACGGTAAGGACGACGACAGTGACGACAGCAATGTCACCATGGCCGAACTGTTCGACGGTGGCGAGGAGATGAACCAACTCACCACCCCACGCACGATCCACAATCTGTCCAACTGGTTGAACGTGACCGACCGCCAGGAGTTGGCGCGGTATCTCCAAACCACGGTCCAGATCGAGGGCCGCGAGAGCTCCCAGCTCAACGAGGTGATCGAGGCCTATGTCGGCAACACTGTGTTCACTGACCAGCTGGTAAACACTATCGCTGATGACCTCGCCTCGAACCCCAGCGGCCGGGCGCACAACCGGGTCAATGTTCCGAAACCGGGATGTTACGCACGGCTGAAAACCGCGACCACCGTCGACGAACTCGAAGCAGAGATCTCGGCGATGAGCCAGAACGAGCTGTGCGGTTCACTGCTGTTCGCCCTCCAAGAGAGGGACAAGGAGGCCAACTCTCGTCTTATCGAACAGCTGGCCTACGGTCTCAAACAGATCGAAAGCGAGCACATCAAGACGCTCATCGGAATGATGACGTCCGATCAGATCGAAAATGACAACCTGCAGGTTTTCCTGGACGTTGACGCTCCGATCGTTGACAAGATCAAGCCCGCCCTGTCTGTGTTCGTCGGTTGA
- a CDS encoding WhiB family transcriptional regulator, giving the protein MSKMDGELDVTVDDDETWREDALCREADPDAFFPDRGGRVVEAKRICARCDVQAQCLLDALRNDERFGVWGGLSPRERRRIRRDVAAPPLTHVQLRRRDRDDTIVALAKQHFTAPAIAAKIGVSDQTVYRVLGRQRQRDEHPRRMA; this is encoded by the coding sequence ATGTCCAAGATGGACGGGGAACTCGACGTCACCGTCGATGATGACGAGACGTGGCGGGAAGACGCCCTGTGCCGCGAGGCGGATCCCGACGCGTTCTTCCCGGACAGGGGAGGCCGTGTTGTCGAGGCGAAACGCATCTGCGCACGATGTGACGTCCAGGCGCAGTGCCTCCTCGACGCGTTGCGTAACGACGAGCGTTTCGGAGTCTGGGGCGGTCTCTCCCCGCGGGAGCGACGCCGGATCAGACGCGACGTAGCTGCCCCGCCGCTGACGCATGTTCAACTGCGCAGACGCGACCGAGACGACACCATCGTCGCCCTGGCGAAACAGCACTTCACCGCACCCGCCATCGCCGCGAAGATCGGAGTGTCCGACCAGACGGTGTACCGAGTGCTCGGGAGGCAGCGGCAGAGAGACGAGCACCCGCGCCGGATGGCCTGA